In the genome of Globicephala melas chromosome 7, mGloMel1.2, whole genome shotgun sequence, one region contains:
- the GPC1 gene encoding glypican-1 isoform X4 yields MEENLANRSRAELETALLDSGRALQATLATQLRGFDDHFQRLLNDSERALQETFPGAFGELYVQNAKAFRDLYAELRLYYRGANLHLEETLAEFWARLLERLFRQLHPQLLLPDDYLDCLGKQAEPLRPFGEAPRELRLRATRAFVAARAFVQGLGVASDVVRKVAQVPLSPECSRAVMKLVYCAHCLGVPGARPCPDYCRNVLKGCLANQADLDAEWRNLLDSMVLITDKFWGPTGAESVIGGVHLWLAEAISALQDNSDTLTAKVIQGCGNPKVNPQGPEPEEKRRRGKLALPEKPPAGTLQKLVSEAKAQLRDAQDFWISLPGTLCSEKLAMSAASDDRCWNGVAKGRYLPEVMGDGLANQINNPEVEVDITKPDMAIRQQIMQLKITTNRLRGAYNGNDVDFQDASDDGSGSGSGEGCPDDECGRRVGRKSSSSRTPLSHALPGLSEREGQKASATGRPQPCTRLLLLSGLPLVLSAARPRWR; encoded by the exons ATGGAGGAGAACCTGGCCAACCGCAGCCGGGCCGAGCTGGAGACGGCGCTCCTGGACAGCGGCCGGGCCCTGCAGGCCACGCTGGCCACCCAGCTGCGGGGCTTTGACG ATCACTTCCAGCGCCTGCTGAACGACTCGGAGCGGGCGCTGCAGGAGACCTTCCCGGGCGCCTTCGGGGAGCTGTACGTGCAGAACGCCAAGGCCTTCCGCGACCTGTACGCCGAGCTGCGCCTCTACTACCGCGGCGCCAACCTGCACCTGGAGGAGACGCTGGCCGAGTTCTGGGCCCGCCTGCTCGAGCGCCTCTTCCGGCAGCTGCACCCGCAGCTGCTGCTGCCCGACGACTACCTGGACTGCCTGGGCAAGCAGGCCGAGCCGCTGCGGCCCTTCGGGGAGGCCCCCCGCGAGCTGCGCCTGCGCGCCACCCGCGCCTTCGTGGCGGCGCGCGCCTTCGTGCAGGGCCTGGGCGTGGCTAGCGACGTGGTGCGGAAGGTGGCCCAG GTGCCCCTGAGCCCGGAGTGCTCACGGGCCGTCATGAAGCTGGTGTACTGTGCCCACTGCCTGGGGGTGCCTGGCGCCCGGCCCTGCCCCGACTACTGCCGCAACGTGCTCAAGGGCTGCCTGGCCAACCAGGCCGACCTGGACGCCGAGTGGAGGAACCTTCTGG ACTCCATGGTGCTCATCACAGACAAGTTCTGGGGCCCGACGGGCGCAGAGAGCGTCATCGGCGGCGTGCACTTGTGGCTGGCAGAGGCCATCAGCGCCCTACAGGACAACAGCGACACCCTCACAGCCAAG GTCATCCAGGGCTGCGGGAACCCCAAGGTGAACCCCCAGGGCCCCGAGCCCGAGGAGAAGCGGCGCCGGGGCAAGCTGGCGCTGCCGGAGAAGCCACCCGCGGGCACGCTTCAGAAGCTG GTCTCCGAGGCCAAGGCCCAGCTCCGAGATGCCCAGGACTTCTGGATCAGCCTCCCGGGGACGCTGTGCAGTGAGAAGTTGGCCATGAGCGCGGCCAGCGATGACCGCTGCTGGAATGGGGTGGCCAAGGGTCG GTACCTGCCCGAGGTGATGGGCGACGGCCTGGCCAACCAGATCAACAACCCCGAGGTGGAGGTGGACATCACCAAGCCCGACATGGCCATCCGCCAGCAGATCATGCAGCTGAAGATCACGACCAACCGTCTGCGCGGCGCCTACAACGGCAACGACGTGGACTTCCAGGACGCCA GTGATGACGGCAGCGGCTCAGGCAGCGGCGAGGGCTGCCCCGACGACGAGTGTGGCCGGAGGGTCGGCAGGAAGAGCTCCAGCTCCCGGACGCCCCTGAGCCACGCCCTGC